The stretch of DNA CGAACGAAAAAACGAGCAAGACAAACGATTGGCACAAGAAGAAAATGCCCGAATACTGAGAGAGCAAAATGTAACCCTGGAGCGCAAGGTAAAAGAACGTACCAAAGAGATTACCGAAAAGAACGAAGAGCTCCAGCTCCAGAAAGAAGAAATATTGACCCAACGAGATTCGTTGCAGGAACGAGGCGAAGAACTTCAGTTTGCTTACAATCAAATCACAGACAGTGTACGCTACGCCCAAACCATCCAAAATGCCATTTTACCTTTTGAACCTAAAATCAAGCAGATTTTTGAAGAGTACTTTATCATCTACCAACCCAAAGACATTGTGTCAGGCGATTTTTACTGGTTTAACACCATCAAAGGTGAAAACTTTACCAAAACTGTAGTAGCAGTGATAGACTGTACCGGGCATGGTGTACCGGGTGCTTTTATGAGCATGATAGGCAATACATTGCTCAACGAAACGATCAACGAAAAGCATATCTTTGACCCGGCAAAGGTGATGACCCTTTTACACCAAAAAATCCGCAGTGACTTGCGACAGGCAGAAACCAACAACAGTGATGGAATGGACATGTCGCTCTGTGTGATTGAGCCGCTGGCTGCTCAAAAGTTTAAGGTGATTTTTTCGGGTGCCAAACGCCCCTTGTATTATGTACAGGAAGGGGAATTTAACCAGCTCAAGGCTGACCGTTTTTCTATTGGTGGCGAAGTATACGAAGATGAACGTACCAGGGTTTTTACCAACCAAGAGCTTATGTTGGCTAAAGGCGATGCTTTGTATATGATGACCGATGGTTTTGGCGATACTCCCGATGCCGAGCGTCGCCGTTTTGGTTCTCGTAACATCAAAAAAATGATCAGCCATTATGCACATTTATCTATGGAAGAGCAACAAATTGCTTTTGAAGCTACTCTAGCCAAACATCAAGGAAGTCAGGACGCCCGCGATGATGTCACAATGTTGGGCTTGAGGCTTTAAACATTAAAATGAACCCTCATGAAAATAGTTTGTATATCAGACACCCACGGAAAACATAGCCAAATAGCGGTGCCTGAAGGTGATTTGTTGATTCACGCCGGAGACCTAAGCGCTCGGGGCAGACCCAAAGAAATACGCCGTTTTAACAACTGGCTGGCTACTTTGCCTCACCGTCATAAGGTAGTTATTGCTGGGAATCACGATTTTTTGTTTGAAGATGAACCCCATCAGGCAGAAGCACTTTTAACCAATGCCATTTATCTCAACGACAGTGGAGTTACTATAGAAGGTGTCAATATATGGGGGTCTCCCATTACTCCTTGGTTTTTCGACTGGGCGTTTAATCGTGCCAGAGGAGCAGACATTCGTAAACACTGGGATTTGATTCCTGAAAATATTGATATTTTGGTTACCCATGGACCACCCAAAGGAGTGTTAGACCAAACGGCAAAAGGGGAGGAGGTTGGTTGTGAAGAATTAACCGAAGTAATCCAAGATATACGTCCAAGATACCACATTTTTGGTCACATTCATGAAGCACGTGGCAGGGTAGAAGTTAACGGCACCCACTATATCAATGCCAGCATGTTGAACCTACAATATGAAGCAGTACACCAGGCCGTTGTCATAGATTATATGAGATAAACCTGGCGCTGTTGGTAGTCCGATTGAGAACAAATTAGCTTCGCATAGCTTTGACTTTATTCTGTGGTTCTCTTTACTGTCTTTCGTTATTTTTAGCTTTTGGCAGTCCTGAGTATATGCACTCAATCTCGACACTTATTTTGACCAGGCTCCTTAAGTTTTTAGGCTAACTCTTCTTGGTGAAGGACACTTGCCTACTGCAAGGTGATTTATCGTCCCGATTTGCTTGCTACCAAAAAAGCTTCTTTGAAACCTACAGAGTGAATTTCGTTGAGTAAACGACGTGCTCCCTTTAGAGTATATTCCCAGCCTGTCACATAGCGGTATTTATATTTTTTTGAGTGTTTGTTAGGTACTCGTTTCACTTCTTTCGGCACATCTTTGAAATGCTCAGAATCTGGCGATATAGGTTTTTGGGTGGCCATCAACTGCACCTGGTATACAATTTCGCGGCGCTCACGGGGACGCTTAGATTGGGTGTAAACCCTAAAAGCCCTAAAAATAGCAGAAGCAATAATGCTTTGTCCCCGATCAGAGTTCAGGTATTTTTCTTCGCTGGTATTGGTCATGTAGCCACACTCTACCAGCACACTAGGCATACGGGTATATTGTACCACATAAAAGTTCTTTTGGCGTTTGTCTGCATCATAAATGCCCCTGACTTTTCTCCCAGCGCGTTGTTTAAACTGTTTGTTGATCAGTTTTGCCAAGTATTTGCTGGCGGGCAAGTCAAAACTATGAATGTGCAACTCTGTTCCATGTACTTGCTTGTGTTCTACCGAGTTGCAGTGCACACTTATAAAAGCATCTGCGTCTTTGCCGTGGGCAAAATCTACCCGTTCTTCCAGCGAGAGGTAGCGGTCGGTAGTGCGGGTATAGTATACTTTGATATGAGGCAGGTATTTTTTTACATATTTTCCCAGCTTAAGCGCAATGGTAAGGTTGAGGCTCTTTTCGTGTTTCATGCTTTTTGAGCCGCGCAAACGTCCGGTATCTTTTCCCCCATGTCCGGGATCAATCACCAATACAAAACCTTTATTTTGGCTTGTGTTGGGACGCTTTTTTTTTTGAGCAATTCCTTGTCCCAGTGTGAGCGTAACCAACCAAGCAATGACAACCCCTAAAGATAAAAGCCTAATGTGCATTATATGATTTTTTTATAGTGAAGTACTAAGGTAATACCAAAATATTACCATGTCAACCAGTATAAATTAAGCTTTATTATCTGTAACTCCACATTTTATCTGGCGTTTATATGCATAAGCCCTCTCTTTTCCTTAAACAAGTCACTATTATGAAGACAATACATCCATTGATTCACTTATCAAAGTGGTTCAGTTTTATATTATTTAGCACCACCCTGTTTACCACAACCTATGCCCAGTGCCCCAAAGGCTCGGTAGAGTCAAATAATTTGGTGGTGAATGGAAACTTTTCTCAAGGCAATCGTTATTTTCATTCGGGCTATCGTGTTTCTAACGACCTATACCCTGAAGGTACCTATCAGGTAGGAACCAACCCCACCAAATACCATGGACATTTTAAAGGACGGAGCAGGAGAGGTGCCAGAGATAAGTTTTTGATTGTAAACGGTAGCCCACGCCCCAATGTATCGGTGTGGTGTCAACAAATAAAAATACGCCCTAAAACCTATTATAATTTTTCTGCCTGGATTACCACCTTGGTAGCACGTAGCCCGGCACGCTTGCATTTTAGTGTCAATGGGCATGTATTGGGTACCAATATCAATGCACCTGATTGGGAGTATAACTGGAAAAAGTTTGAAGTGACTTGGTTTTCGGGCAATGAAACGACTGCTAATATCTGTATTGTAAATTTGTCAACTTTGAAGGGAGGCAACGATTTTGGTTTAGACAATATTCGTTTTACAAGTTGTGTACCTATAGTAACCAAGGCAAAAGCGGTAACATCTGAAGAAGCCGCCGCACAAGTAAGAGAATACTAGCGGGCTTAGTGGCAACCAAGGGTGGTTTTTACCGTTAGGAATGGTAAAAATAAAAAGGTAAATATGAAATATGCAACATTAGATGCCTCTCACGACCCAGTAATGATTTTACACTTTACTGGTGAAGAGCCCACTGAAGAAAGCTTTGACGATTATTTGAACCTGTACCTAAATGCAGTAAAGCAAAAGAAAGGCAGAGGAGTAGTGATGGAAGCAAAAAAAGTGGGTTTTGTGCCTGTAAAATACAGAATCAAACAAGGCAAGTTTTTGAAGGAGCATGAAGCCCTTCTGAAAAAAAATATCGCAGGCATTGCGTTTGTTTTCAAGTCGGTCATTACTCGTTTTATGATCACTGCCGTATTTGTCATTAAAAAGCCCCCTTTTCCGTATTACCTTACCGGAGACCTGGATGAGGCTGTTCGTTGGGTACAACAAAAGATAAAAGAACAACAAAGCCAGGAAGAAGTGCTTTAAGCAGGCATTTTGAAACCATAAAATGCAGAGTAAAACAACCAAAAAGCAAAGCATACCAAAGCAGCACCAGCAATTTTATTTACCCTATCCAGTACTTTTTCGGTCAAATACCCCCTGATATAGTTGGCAAGGTAAGCCTTGAGCAAGTCGGTAACAAACACGGTAGTAATGGCTCCGGCAAAAAAACTAAACATTTCATTGCTTTTGAGGTGACTATTAAATGCTACTGCCCCTATCCAAAATAAATACACCGATGGGTTGAGTACGTTTAACAAAAAACCCTCAATGGCAAGGCGATAACCTTGGGCTTTTTTACTGATGCTATTTTCGGTTTCTGTACGTCTTTTTACTTTTTTAAAAAAAGGAAGCAAGCCAAACACCAACATCATAGAACCACCCACAATGCCCAAATAAAACTGAAACTCTTTTGTTTCGGCTAGTTGAGCCACACCTACCGCTACCAGTGCTATCACAAAAGACTCACTTATAGCAATGCCGAGTGCCATCCAGGCCCCCGATGTAAAACCACGTTCGATACTTACTCGCAGCAGGGCAAAAAAAACAGGACCGATTAACAGTGCTAGTGTGACACCATAAAGTACCCCTTGTAAATATATCATACGGCAAAGTTAGTTGTTTGCAACTCTAAATATCAAGTTTGTGTAAGAAATGCGCGCGTTTACTTGTTCAGTTTTTGCATAACTGGCTAACTTTCATTCCTTTATTACAAAATAAAAATCCCTCTGATGTACAATCAGAGGGACAGGTAAGGTGCACTTTCAAAAAGTGCAATCAATTATATATGGTGTTATACAGTGGTGCGATAATGTTGGTTCAGGTAGTTTTCCCACTCTTGGTATTGGTTGCTTTTCAGTACCCTGGGAAACTTATTTTGTCCACCTTCTTTGCCCTTCATTTTCATCCAGTTAAGAAAAACATCTGTAGGTAAAGTTTCTACATAAACCTCTTTCAAAGCGGCTGAACGCTCTACGGCATAATCATCGTTTAATTCTTTCAGCTTATTGTCAATCTTAGACTTGAGTACATCCAGATCAACCTTGTCGTTAGTGCCTATGTACCACTTGTGGGCAAACAGGTTTTCGTGAGGAATACCAGCTACGGTAAACTCTTTTACATCAATATTACACTCATTGGCTACCAACTCAACGGCTTTGTTCATATTGTCAACCGACAGGTGCTCTCCACATAAGCTCAAAAAATGCTTAGTACGACCTGTAATAATCATTTCGCTTTTTTCGCGATTGGTCAAACGAACAGTGTCACCAATAAGGTAGCGCCAGGCACCTGCACAACTTGAAAGCAACAAAGCATAGTCTTTGTTCTCTTCAATTTCATGAATCATGTACGTTTTGGGGTTGCGAATCAACTCTCCATTAGTGTTGAAGTTGTCTTCGGTAAAGGGTACAAATTCATAAAACAAGCCGTTGTTTAGGACAAAACGCATGTTACTGTTGGGGTGAGTCTGAAAAGCTATGAACCCTTCAGAGGCCAAATAGGTTTCTATGTAGGTGATGGGTTCTCCCAACAACTTTTGAAACCCTTTTTTGTAAGGTTCAAAAGATACCCCTCCATGAGTATATACCATTAGATTTGGCCATATTTCGTGAATGTGGTTCAGGTTATGACGTTCAATGATTTTTTCCATCATAATCTGAATCCAGGCAGGTACGCCCACTACAAAGCCCACATCCCATTTAGGTGCTTTTTCGGCTATTTCATCTAGCTTACTATTCCAATCAGTTTTTTTTGCAATCTTCTTTCCTGGCTTATAAAAATGTTGAAACCAGAAAGGAATCTGACTCGCGGTAATTCCACTGAGATCACCTTCAAAAAATGCCCCTTTACGGTTAAGGTGGGTACTGCCTCCAAGCATTACCATACCTTTGCCATAGAGTTTACTTGGCAAGTCTTTGAAGTTAGACAAAGAAAGAATTTGACGAATACTTGTGCGGTGAATTGCCTTCACCATTGCTTTTGTAACAGGAATATGTTTAGATGAAGAGCCTGAGGTTCCAGAGCTAAGCGCAAAGTATTTGACTGGACCTTTCCAGCAAACATCTTTTTCGCCTTTGCGGGCACGATGCCACCACTCGTTATAAATGGTGTCATAGTCAAATGTTGGAACACTTTCTCGGTAAGCTTCATAAAAACTTAAATCATCACCTTTGGAATTATGGATCGCATGAATGATGTCCTTGAAATTGTAATGGGTACCAAAAGCAGTTTGTTTAGCAGAAGAGAGTAGTTGAAGAAGTTGTTTTTTCTGAAGATCAAAAGGTGTCTTTTTTTCTTGCTCTATACTTTTTCTTAACTTTATACCCTCTTTGAGCAATTTACCTAATATTGGCATATGCTTACAGTTTGTTGAACAGTACAAAAGTATAAGTTTTTTTGACCTTTGTATCAAAAAAACTAAATAATTATATAAAAAACTTAAATAGTTATACTAAATACGTTTACTTAATATGAATATTGCCCAAAACATTGAAAATATTAACACAAAACTTACACCTACTAATACAAAACTAGTAGCGGTAAGTAAAACCAAACCCGCCGAAATGATTCAGAAGACTTATGACACTGGTTGGCGTAGGTTTGGCGAAAATAAGGTGCAGGAAATGGTAGAAAAACATGAAATATTGCCTAAAGATATTGAGTGGCACCTGATAGGGCATTTGCAAAGTAACAAGGTAAAATACATTGCACCATTTGTGTCATTGATCCACGGGGTAGACTCAATGAAATTGCTGAAAGAAATAAACAAACAAGCCGCCAAAAACGAGCGGGTGATCCAGTGCTTATTGCAGTTACACATAGCAGAGGAAGATACCAAGTTTGGTTTGTCGTTTGCCGAAGCCAAAGAAATACTGGCTTCGCAAGAGCTGACTACGCTGAAAAATGTGCACGTGGTGGGTGTAATGGGAATGGCTACTTTTACTGATGACAAAACCCAGGTACGAAACGAATTCCGTAATTTGAAAACTTTTTTTGATGAGATAAAAACCGAGGTTGGTCATTTGACCAATGTAGACTTGCAGGAAGTGTCTATGGGGATGAGTGGTGACTACGAGATAGCTATAGAAGAAGGCAGTACCATGGTAAGAGTGGGCAGTGCTATTTTTGGGACAAGAACCTATAATAACTAATAATGTTCTAAAGTCAAATAGTATCCTTGAACTGGTGGCTTGATATTTTCAAACCACCAGTAGCTTGTGTTTATTTATTTATTTCCTTTCTTAGTTTGCCTGCCCAGGCGCGTATTGTGTTGTTTCGTTTATTTATTATGTTATTGCGTGCATTATTTGCAATAGCCTCTGCCACATTATTGTCGATAATGACAACATATCCATCCGATGAGGCTTCAAGTAATTGGCTGCCTACTATGTGGCTATTCTGTACATCGATCAACCAAAACCATACTTGATAATGAGCAGGTTTTGTAATACTGGTTTTATCACCTTTCCCAGGAGTAAACGATTTGACACGAGAAACACAAATGTATTTGAGACCATGTAGTTTGTTAACATAAAATGCATGTTGCTCGACGGTAAATTTATTTTCTGCAAATGGATGAGGATCAAGTTTTCCCCAAGAGGTGGACGAAAACAAAAACCTTTGTTTCTTCTTCAATTCTATGGCGTCTTTACTTCCATTGGCAACCGAAATAAAATATTTGTAATCTATTGCTTCATATCCTAATACTTCTTTTTTATGTAGAGAGTCATAAGTTACAATATCAGCTATAAATCTAGGTGTGATGAGTTTTTCGTCGCCATTCTTGGGTATAAGAGGCTCTACTTTTTTTAATCGCGCTCTTATTTCCTCTATTTTTTTTAATGTTTTTTCTGAAGGCTTGGAATTGCATGAGTATAGAATAAAAAGAATAAATAGCAAAAAATAAGAGAGTTTATACATAAGAGGAATTTGTTAAGTTTTGATAATCAGAAGATACTTATTTTTATATAAAATATAAGATAAACTCCGTAATTTTGTGTTAAAGGTTACTTTAAAAATTTAAACAAACTATTCACATGCATACTGCCTCTCCTGAAGCTACTCTACAGCAATATTTTGGTTACAAACAATTTCGCCCTCTACAAAAAGACATCATTGACCAGGTGCTGGCAGGCAACGACGCCCTGGTGTTAATGCCTACTGGAGGCGGAAAGTCGCTTTGTTATCAGGTACCCGCCCTAATGATGGAAGGCATTGCCATAGTAGTTTCGCCCTTGATAGCCCTTATGCAAGACCAGGTAGAAGCTTTGCAACGCAACGACATTGCGGCTGCTTTTTACAACAGTACCCAAACATCGAGTGAACAAAGCGAGATAGAACGCCAGTGTATGGATGGCAAAATCAAGCTCTTGTATGTGTCACCCGAAAAATTGTTAAGTGGAACTTTTATCGAGTTTTTACAGCGCCTTCAGATCAACTTGTTTGCTATAGATGAGGCACATTGTATCTCAAGCTGGGGACACGACTTTCGCCCAGAGTATGCCCAACTAAAAATGCTCAAGAAGGTATTTCCCAGTGTGCCAGTGGTAGCCTTGACTGCCACGGCTGATAAGACTACCCGCAACGATATTTTAAATCAGTTGAACTTACAACAGCCTGAAACATTTCTTGCTTCGTTTGACCGTGAAAATATTCGTTTGCATGTATCACCAGGACAAAACCGAATCAAGAAAATTATTAAATACCTGGAAACCCGCCCCAATCAATCGGGCATTATTTATTGCCTGAGCCGTAAAAGTACTGAGCAGATTGCCCAAAAGTTAAAAGATGCAGGGTTTTCGGCAGACTATTACCACGCCAAAATGGACAGTAATCGTCGGGCGGCTGTGCAGCAAAGTTTTTTGAAAGATGATACGCACATCATTTGCGCCACCATTGCTTTTGGCATGGGAATAGACAAACCCAATGTACGGTTTGTGATTCATTACAATATGCCCAAAAACGTAGAAGGGTACTATCAGGAGATTGGTCGGGCCGGGCGTGATGGTCTCAAGAGCGACGCTATTTTGTTTTATAGCTACGGTGATGTGAAAATACTGCGGGAATTTATCCACAATATAGACAATGAAGGTTTCAAAGCCTTGCAATTTGCTAAACTTGAGCGCATGCTACAGTTTGCCGACGCCGATATTTGCCGACGTCGTATTTTACTCAACTACTTTAACGAAAACTTCCAGCAAGACTGTGGCAACTGTGATGTGTGCCGAAACCCTCCTCAAAAGTTTGATGGAACTATACTTGCCCAAAAAGCTTTGTCAGCCTGCTTACGCGTTAAACAACAAGTGGGAATCAATGCTTTGATAGACGTATTGCGAGGGGCGAAAAACCAGCAAATCATAGAAAATGGCTACCATCAGATCAAAACTTTTGGTGCAGGCAAAGACGTGAGTTTTCAGGACTGGCGTGATTACTTGCAGCAAATGATTAACCTGGGGGTATTTGAGATTGCCTACGACCAAAACCTTGCGTTGAAAACTGCAGAGTTGGGCAATCAAATATTGGCAGGAGCCCAAAAATTATTGTTGTCAAAACCGACCGAAAAAACGTTTGCAAAAGCACCTGCCGAAAGACCCAAATCGAAAAAGGCAGTGGCAAAAGAAGGGTTGTTTGAGGCATTAAGAACTTTGCGCAAGCAAATAGCCGATTCGCAGAGCATAGCCCCTCACATTATTTTTAATGATGCAACCTTGACCGAAATGAGCGATAACCGCCCTTACACCAAGGCTGATTTTTTGGAAGTTTCGGGGGTTACCCAAACCAAAATGGAGCAGTACGGACAAACTTTTATAAACGAAATAGTACGGGTATCAGTCGCGCAATATCAGGCAGGAGCTACAGTAAAAGGGGCATCACCTCTCACTACTTATCAATTGTATAAACAAGGGTTGACTCCTAAAGAGATTGTGGCCGAACG from Microscilla marina ATCC 23134 encodes:
- a CDS encoding metallophosphatase domain-containing protein — its product is MKIVCISDTHGKHSQIAVPEGDLLIHAGDLSARGRPKEIRRFNNWLATLPHRHKVVIAGNHDFLFEDEPHQAEALLTNAIYLNDSGVTIEGVNIWGSPITPWFFDWAFNRARGADIRKHWDLIPENIDILVTHGPPKGVLDQTAKGEEVGCEELTEVIQDIRPRYHIFGHIHEARGRVEVNGTHYINASMLNLQYEAVHQAVVIDYMR
- a CDS encoding N-acetylmuramoyl-L-alanine amidase family protein — translated: MHIRLLSLGVVIAWLVTLTLGQGIAQKKKRPNTSQNKGFVLVIDPGHGGKDTGRLRGSKSMKHEKSLNLTIALKLGKYVKKYLPHIKVYYTRTTDRYLSLEERVDFAHGKDADAFISVHCNSVEHKQVHGTELHIHSFDLPASKYLAKLINKQFKQRAGRKVRGIYDADKRQKNFYVVQYTRMPSVLVECGYMTNTSEEKYLNSDRGQSIIASAIFRAFRVYTQSKRPRERREIVYQVQLMATQKPISPDSEHFKDVPKEVKRVPNKHSKKYKYRYVTGWEYTLKGARRLLNEIHSVGFKEAFLVASKSGR
- a CDS encoding LysE family translocator, which translates into the protein MIYLQGVLYGVTLALLIGPVFFALLRVSIERGFTSGAWMALGIAISESFVIALVAVGVAQLAETKEFQFYLGIVGGSMMLVFGLLPFFKKVKRRTETENSISKKAQGYRLAIEGFLLNVLNPSVYLFWIGAVAFNSHLKSNEMFSFFAGAITTVFVTDLLKAYLANYIRGYLTEKVLDRVNKIAGAALVCFAFWLFYSAFYGFKMPA
- a CDS encoding GH3 family domain-containing protein, with protein sequence MPILGKLLKEGIKLRKSIEQEKKTPFDLQKKQLLQLLSSAKQTAFGTHYNFKDIIHAIHNSKGDDLSFYEAYRESVPTFDYDTIYNEWWHRARKGEKDVCWKGPVKYFALSSGTSGSSSKHIPVTKAMVKAIHRTSIRQILSLSNFKDLPSKLYGKGMVMLGGSTHLNRKGAFFEGDLSGITASQIPFWFQHFYKPGKKIAKKTDWNSKLDEIAEKAPKWDVGFVVGVPAWIQIMMEKIIERHNLNHIHEIWPNLMVYTHGGVSFEPYKKGFQKLLGEPITYIETYLASEGFIAFQTHPNSNMRFVLNNGLFYEFVPFTEDNFNTNGELIRNPKTYMIHEIEENKDYALLLSSCAGAWRYLIGDTVRLTNREKSEMIITGRTKHFLSLCGEHLSVDNMNKAVELVANECNIDVKEFTVAGIPHENLFAHKWYIGTNDKVDLDVLKSKIDNKLKELNDDYAVERSAALKEVYVETLPTDVFLNWMKMKGKEGGQNKFPRVLKSNQYQEWENYLNQHYRTTV
- a CDS encoding YggS family pyridoxal phosphate-dependent enzyme, translated to MNIAQNIENINTKLTPTNTKLVAVSKTKPAEMIQKTYDTGWRRFGENKVQEMVEKHEILPKDIEWHLIGHLQSNKVKYIAPFVSLIHGVDSMKLLKEINKQAAKNERVIQCLLQLHIAEEDTKFGLSFAEAKEILASQELTTLKNVHVVGVMGMATFTDDKTQVRNEFRNLKTFFDEIKTEVGHLTNVDLQEVSMGMSGDYEIAIEEGSTMVRVGSAIFGTRTYNN
- the recQ gene encoding DNA helicase RecQ, which encodes MHTASPEATLQQYFGYKQFRPLQKDIIDQVLAGNDALVLMPTGGGKSLCYQVPALMMEGIAIVVSPLIALMQDQVEALQRNDIAAAFYNSTQTSSEQSEIERQCMDGKIKLLYVSPEKLLSGTFIEFLQRLQINLFAIDEAHCISSWGHDFRPEYAQLKMLKKVFPSVPVVALTATADKTTRNDILNQLNLQQPETFLASFDRENIRLHVSPGQNRIKKIIKYLETRPNQSGIIYCLSRKSTEQIAQKLKDAGFSADYYHAKMDSNRRAAVQQSFLKDDTHIICATIAFGMGIDKPNVRFVIHYNMPKNVEGYYQEIGRAGRDGLKSDAILFYSYGDVKILREFIHNIDNEGFKALQFAKLERMLQFADADICRRRILLNYFNENFQQDCGNCDVCRNPPQKFDGTILAQKALSACLRVKQQVGINALIDVLRGAKNQQIIENGYHQIKTFGAGKDVSFQDWRDYLQQMINLGVFEIAYDQNLALKTAELGNQILAGAQKLLLSKPTEKTFAKAPAERPKSKKAVAKEGLFEALRTLRKQIADSQSIAPHIIFNDATLTEMSDNRPYTKADFLEVSGVTQTKMEQYGQTFINEIVRVSVAQYQAGATVKGASPLTTYQLYKQGLTPKEIVAERAKAEGKALNPVTVEGHLISLYKKGYSVDLMRFTNATAVSDIQQVLHQDLGEDGFKGIHEQFGGKYSYFEIRIAKALLGE